One Anolis carolinensis isolate JA03-04 chromosome 4, rAnoCar3.1.pri, whole genome shotgun sequence DNA window includes the following coding sequences:
- the LOC100563694 gene encoding large ribosomal subunit protein uL15 — MPSRLRKTRKLRGHVSHGHGRIGKHRKHPGGRGNAGGMHHHRINFDKYHPGYFGKVGMRHYHLKKNQHFCPTVNLDKLWTLVSEQTRLKYAKHPAGLAPVIDVVRSGYYKVLGKGKLPKQPVIVKAKFFSRRAEEKIKGVGGACVLVA, encoded by the exons ATG cctTCAAGACTGAGAAAGACAAGGAAGCTGCGAGGTCACGTCAGCCATGGCCATGGCCGCATTG GTAAGCACAGGAAACATCCTGGAGGGCGAGGAAATGCTGGGGGAATGCATCACCACAGGATTAACTTCGACAAATA ccatCCTGGTTATTTTGGAAAGGTTGGTATGAGACACTACCACTTGAAGAAGAACCAGCACTTCTGCCCCACGGTTAATTTAGATAAGCTCTGGACCCTCGTCAGTGAACAGACAAGGCTCAAATATGCCAAGCATCCAGCTGGGTTAGCACCCGTTATTGATGTTGTACGCTCG GGATATTATAAAGTTCTGGGCAAAGGAAAGCTTCCCAAACAGCCTGTGATTGTGAAAGCAAAATTCTTCAGCAGAAGagcagaagaaaaaataaaaggagTTGGTGGGGCTTGTGTACTAGTAGCATAA